Proteins found in one Cellulomonas palmilytica genomic segment:
- a CDS encoding glycosyltransferase family 4 protein has translation MRVGIVCPYSYDVPGGVQFHVRDLAEALLARGHEVEVLAPADDDTPVPDYLTAAGRAVPVRYNGSVARLTFGPVTAARTRKWLEQGRFDVLHLHEPVTPSLSMLALWIADGPVVATFHTSTVRSRSLQVAFPLVRQSLEKISARIAVSEDARRTLVDHLGGDAVVIPNGVYVDTFEAAQPDARWTGTPDAPTIAFLGRLDEPRKGLGVLLGAVREVLAHVPGARFLVAGRGETGEEQAREVLGEQAGSVEFLGGVSDEDKARLLASVDVYVAPQTGGESFGIVLVEAMSAGATVVASDLGAFSRVLDDGAAGVLFRTGDSDDLARTLLRVLGDAELRARVEKHASAVVRRYDWSAVTDQVLAVYEMAVAGRHAPVGEDPSSLRGARLMELRRGRGEAR, from the coding sequence CTGCGGGTGGGCATCGTCTGCCCGTACTCCTACGACGTCCCCGGCGGCGTGCAGTTCCACGTGCGGGACCTGGCCGAGGCGCTGCTCGCGCGCGGCCACGAGGTCGAGGTGCTCGCGCCCGCGGACGACGACACGCCCGTCCCGGACTACCTCACGGCGGCAGGCAGGGCGGTGCCGGTCCGCTACAACGGCTCGGTCGCTCGCCTGACGTTCGGGCCGGTGACCGCGGCGCGCACGCGCAAGTGGCTCGAGCAGGGCCGGTTCGACGTGCTGCACCTGCACGAGCCGGTCACGCCGAGCCTGTCGATGCTCGCGCTGTGGATCGCGGACGGCCCGGTCGTCGCGACGTTCCACACCTCGACGGTGCGCTCGCGCTCGCTGCAGGTCGCGTTCCCGCTCGTGCGCCAGTCCCTGGAGAAGATCTCGGCACGTATCGCGGTCTCCGAGGACGCGCGGCGCACGCTCGTCGACCACCTCGGTGGGGACGCCGTGGTGATCCCGAACGGCGTGTACGTCGACACGTTCGAGGCCGCGCAGCCGGACGCGCGCTGGACCGGGACGCCCGACGCGCCGACGATCGCGTTCCTCGGCCGGCTCGACGAGCCCCGCAAGGGCCTCGGCGTGCTGCTCGGCGCGGTGCGCGAGGTGCTCGCGCACGTGCCCGGGGCGCGGTTCCTGGTCGCCGGGCGCGGCGAGACGGGGGAGGAGCAGGCGCGCGAGGTGCTGGGGGAGCAGGCCGGTTCGGTCGAGTTCCTCGGTGGCGTGTCCGACGAGGACAAGGCCCGCCTGCTCGCGTCGGTCGACGTCTACGTCGCGCCTCAGACGGGTGGGGAGAGCTTCGGCATCGTGCTCGTCGAGGCGATGAGCGCGGGTGCCACGGTCGTCGCGAGCGACCTCGGGGCGTTCTCGCGCGTGCTCGACGACGGCGCCGCCGGCGTGCTGTTCCGTACGGGGGACAGCGACGACCTGGCCCGCACGCTCCTGCGCGTGCTCGGCGACGCGGAGCTGCGCGCACGCGTCGAGAAGCACGCGAGCGCCGTCGTGCGCCGGTACGACTGGTCCGCCGTCACCGACCAGGTGCTCGCGGTGTACGAGATGGCCGTGGCGGGCCGGCACGCTCCCGTGGGCGAGGACCCGTCCTCGCTGCGCGGCGCACGGCTCATGGAGCTGCGCCGCGGCAGGGGTGAGGCCCGATGA